A window of the Deinococcus aquiradiocola genome harbors these coding sequences:
- a CDS encoding MATE family efflux transporter: protein MTVPDDVRGRPAPHPQDPAPTFPADPAPETRDAAPAGTTRELLALAWPLMLSNLAYTAVGFTDTLYMGRLGVLEVGAVGLAGVVLFSVSLFFRGALNTAATFVARAVGAQDRPGVIRWAGIFLTLSLTGLPLALVGPWLVEHLLNLMHAEPDITRVGLTYARIRIFEIPFVLLGAASLAIMLGLGNTRTPMLLSWLLVIVNAVLAAVFVFVLHWGVAGAAWASLIAVSVQGLLAYLLLGLHRNEYGPFRFVRPDTKELRSVARISVPAGATDLGEVSAFTVFLGIIARLGPTELAASQIANQFASFGFLPAFALSASTSSLLSRALGAGRPDLAARIGWRGAGLSAALMAVLTAAFLAFPHALIRLFNSDPGVLTLGSRVLAVMSGYMLLDGLGIVLGGALSGAGDTRFRLLVTLSGAWLLMVPGAALLAPRYGVSGAWFAALLYIALVAATYSWRFWSGRWRRKTL from the coding sequence GTGACCGTGCCCGACGACGTCCGCGGGCGCCCTGCGCCCCACCCTCAAGACCCCGCCCCGACCTTCCCGGCCGACCCGGCCCCCGAAACCCGCGACGCTGCGCCCGCCGGAACCACCCGCGAACTCCTGGCGCTCGCGTGGCCCCTGATGCTCAGCAACCTCGCGTACACCGCCGTCGGCTTCACCGACACCCTCTACATGGGCCGCCTCGGCGTGCTGGAGGTCGGCGCGGTCGGCCTGGCGGGCGTCGTGCTGTTCAGCGTCTCGCTGTTCTTCCGCGGCGCGCTCAACACCGCCGCCACCTTCGTCGCCCGCGCCGTCGGCGCTCAGGACCGACCCGGCGTCATCCGCTGGGCCGGAATCTTCCTCACGCTCTCCCTGACGGGGCTGCCGCTCGCTCTGGTCGGCCCGTGGCTCGTCGAGCACCTCCTGAACCTCATGCACGCCGAACCCGACATCACCCGCGTCGGCCTCACGTACGCCCGCATCCGCATCTTCGAGATTCCCTTCGTGCTGCTCGGCGCGGCCAGCCTCGCCATCATGCTCGGCCTCGGCAACACCCGTACCCCCATGCTGCTCTCCTGGCTGCTCGTGATCGTGAACGCCGTCCTGGCCGCCGTGTTCGTGTTCGTGCTGCACTGGGGCGTCGCGGGCGCCGCGTGGGCCAGCCTGATCGCCGTGAGCGTCCAGGGTCTCCTCGCGTACCTGCTGCTCGGCCTGCACCGCAACGAGTACGGCCCCTTCCGCTTCGTGCGCCCGGACACGAAGGAACTGCGGTCCGTGGCGCGCATCTCCGTCCCGGCCGGCGCGACCGACCTCGGCGAGGTGAGCGCCTTCACGGTGTTCCTCGGGATCATCGCGCGGCTCGGCCCGACCGAACTGGCCGCGTCGCAGATCGCGAACCAGTTCGCGAGCTTCGGGTTCCTGCCCGCCTTCGCGCTGTCCGCCAGCACCTCCAGCCTGCTGTCCCGCGCGCTCGGCGCGGGCCGCCCCGACCTCGCCGCCCGCATCGGCTGGCGCGGCGCGGGCCTCTCCGCCGCCCTGATGGCCGTCCTCACCGCCGCATTCCTCGCGTTCCCGCACGCCCTGATCCGCCTCTTCAACTCCGACCCCGGCGTCCTCACGCTCGGTTCGCGCGTGCTGGCCGTCATGTCCGGCTACATGCTCCTCGACGGGCTCGGCATCGTGCTCGGCGGGGCGCTGTCCGGCGCGGGCGACACCCGCTTCCGCCTGCTCGTCACGCTCAGCGGCGCGTGGCTGCTGATGGTGCCCGGCGCGGCCCTCCTCGCCCCGCGCTACGGGGTGAGCGGCGCGTGGTTCGCGGCCCTGCTGTACATCGCGCTCGTGGCCGCCACGTACAGCTGGCGCTTCTGGTCCGGCCGCTGGCGCCGCAAGACGCTCTGA
- a CDS encoding methyl-accepting chemotaxis protein: MSIRLKLSGVLLLLLLPLVLTGVLSYRTLDRAGQVSAELTAGIGESRQLTNVRGATNSLSLSVSRALLAGRVPAQDAAVDAARLKAETLVAGLPDSAALTPVRTGWSGYGDALRAVLAAPPAQARSLFESSLERERAGIVSSVNGYLDGRERTLNLLEGTLARELAAGQRWVLITLLLGGAAGTGAAFLLMRRVSDAVRDVARVSQRLADGHLDDVRVNGSADEVGQMLRALSALTVQQRALAGTMVDISRGVSDTSFPVRHGADVLGQAVHDLTRHTLEVARAADAVSQGDLTTVPPVRSDADTLGQALRAMVEQLRAFVHQNQQVGSELAQASQSLVTATTQQATSVNQQSAAIAETTAAVEEVRTSSRHAVEVAGSVARRSDEARSVAAQGVDATRDAEAGMTELQARVDAIAQNMLQLSRQSRQIGEIIETVSELADQSNLLALNAAIEANRAGEQGRGFAVVAQEIRTLAEQSKGATAQIRRKLEDMQTATNAAVLATEEGSKQAQVGSALIGRAGQTIVALADVNEDASRMASQIADAVQQHALSMEQIAIAMNDINDATLQHLNVTQDNQQVARHLQTLLERLTTLTGRYRT, translated from the coding sequence ATGTCCATCCGTCTGAAACTGTCCGGTGTGCTCCTGCTGCTCCTCCTCCCGCTCGTCCTGACGGGCGTCCTGTCGTACCGTACGCTCGACCGTGCCGGGCAGGTGAGTGCCGAGCTCACGGCCGGGATCGGCGAGTCGCGGCAGCTCACGAACGTGCGCGGCGCGACGAACAGCCTCAGCCTGAGCGTCAGCCGCGCGCTGCTGGCGGGCCGCGTGCCCGCGCAGGACGCGGCGGTGGACGCCGCGCGGCTCAAGGCCGAAACGCTCGTGGCGGGCCTGCCGGACTCGGCAGCCCTGACGCCCGTCCGGACCGGCTGGTCCGGGTACGGCGACGCGCTGCGCGCCGTGCTGGCCGCGCCGCCCGCACAGGCGAGAAGCCTGTTCGAGTCGAGCCTGGAACGTGAGCGGGCCGGAATCGTGAGCAGCGTGAACGGCTACCTGGACGGGCGGGAACGGACCCTGAACCTGCTGGAGGGCACGCTCGCGCGTGAACTCGCGGCGGGGCAGCGCTGGGTGCTGATCACGCTGCTGCTCGGCGGGGCGGCGGGGACCGGCGCGGCGTTCCTGCTGATGCGGCGCGTGTCGGACGCCGTGCGGGACGTGGCGCGCGTGTCGCAGCGCCTCGCGGACGGGCACCTGGACGACGTGCGCGTGAACGGCAGCGCGGACGAGGTCGGGCAGATGCTGCGCGCCCTGTCGGCCCTGACGGTGCAGCAGCGGGCGCTGGCCGGCACCATGGTGGACATCAGCCGCGGCGTGAGCGACACGTCGTTCCCGGTCCGGCACGGTGCGGACGTGCTGGGGCAGGCGGTGCACGACCTGACGCGGCACACGCTGGAGGTGGCGCGCGCGGCGGACGCCGTGTCTCAGGGCGACCTGACGACCGTGCCGCCCGTCCGGTCCGACGCGGACACGCTCGGGCAGGCGCTGCGCGCGATGGTGGAGCAGCTGCGCGCCTTCGTGCACCAGAACCAGCAGGTCGGGTCGGAACTCGCGCAGGCGAGCCAGAGCCTCGTGACGGCCACCACGCAGCAGGCGACGAGCGTGAACCAGCAGTCCGCCGCGATCGCGGAGACGACGGCCGCCGTGGAGGAGGTCCGCACGAGCAGCCGTCACGCGGTCGAGGTGGCGGGCAGCGTCGCGCGCCGTTCCGACGAGGCGCGCAGCGTGGCCGCGCAGGGCGTGGACGCCACCCGTGACGCCGAAGCCGGCATGACGGAGCTGCAGGCGCGGGTGGACGCGATCGCGCAGAACATGCTGCAGCTGTCGCGGCAGTCGCGGCAGATCGGGGAGATCATCGAGACGGTGTCGGAACTCGCGGACCAGTCGAACCTGCTCGCGCTGAACGCCGCGATCGAAGCGAACCGTGCGGGCGAGCAGGGCCGGGGCTTCGCGGTGGTCGCGCAGGAGATCCGGACGCTGGCCGAGCAGAGCAAGGGGGCGACCGCGCAGATCCGCCGGAAGCTGGAGGACATGCAGACGGCGACGAACGCGGCGGTCCTCGCGACCGAGGAGGGCAGCAAGCAGGCGCAGGTGGGCAGCGCCCTGATCGGCCGGGCCGGGCAGACGATCGTGGCGCTGGCGGACGTGAACGAGGACGCGTCGCGGATGGCGTCGCAGATCGCGGACGCGGTGCAGCAGCACGCGCTCAGCATGGAGCAGATCGCCATCGCGATGAACGACATCAACGACGCGACCCTGCAGCACCTGAACGTCACGCAGGACAACCAGCAGGTGGCGCGTCACCTGCAGACGCTGCTGGAGCGCCTGACGACGCTGACGGGACGGTACAGGACGTGA
- a CDS encoding hybrid sensor histidine kinase/response regulator, producing MNERLAAEVEAARADVQAGGQGAARALHSLRAAAAVEGDEDLARQLTRLEELLPDPSRYREALRAVYPDPVRGGPLPARPGPGVTVREASAPPPPQVQEAQSVRIDVRKLDALLALAGELTTARLQLADRLARVRSGPDDAAWREVRRSETSLAALTDSLVREVLAARLQPALPYLQSFEPAVRDAARQAGKRARLELGRAQVDLDRHTMDRLRAPLLHLIRNAVDHGLQGPAERVLAGRDEVGRVTLDAVSRGGHVEVTVADDGHGIDLAGVRQAAVRRGLLPDDADPAPEELTELLFAPGFSSREEVTDLSGRGVGLDVVRTQARALGGDVTLQTGPDGTLVRLQVPLTLATTRVVVVRSGAWTLALPITWVERAGRAGPPESLEGRPVVRVGSALVPAASLARLMGDASPAVEGAYLLLRQGSGRLALLVQSLLDEQEIVIKPLGWPLAGSPYLEGAAILPSGAVVPVLNVSSLLARSVGVQTLSPAPEAVRRRVLVVDDTAVTRQLLCQILEGAGLEVQSADDGLEALEVLRSTPVDLLLTDVEMPRMSGLELARAVRADTQLSALPVVLLTSLARPDERQAGADAGADAYLVKGEFTQDVLLQTVERLL from the coding sequence GTGAACGAACGGCTGGCCGCGGAGGTCGAGGCGGCCCGGGCGGACGTGCAGGCAGGCGGGCAGGGCGCGGCGCGCGCACTGCATTCGCTGCGTGCGGCGGCGGCGGTGGAGGGCGACGAGGATCTGGCGCGGCAGCTGACTCGGCTGGAGGAACTGCTGCCGGACCCGTCCCGGTACCGGGAGGCGCTGCGGGCCGTGTACCCGGATCCGGTTCGGGGGGGGCCGCTGCCAGCGCGGCCCGGTCCGGGGGTGACGGTGAGGGAGGCGTCCGCCCCGCCACCCCCGCAGGTGCAGGAGGCGCAGTCGGTGCGGATCGACGTGCGGAAACTTGACGCGCTGCTCGCGCTGGCGGGCGAACTGACGACGGCGCGCCTGCAGCTCGCCGACCGGCTCGCGCGGGTGCGGTCCGGGCCGGACGACGCGGCGTGGCGCGAGGTGCGGCGCTCCGAGACGTCGCTCGCGGCCCTGACGGACTCGCTGGTGCGTGAGGTGCTGGCCGCGCGGCTGCAGCCTGCCCTGCCGTACCTGCAGAGCTTCGAGCCGGCCGTGCGGGACGCGGCCCGGCAGGCGGGCAAGCGGGCGCGGCTGGAACTGGGGCGGGCGCAGGTGGACCTCGACCGGCACACCATGGACCGGCTGCGCGCGCCGCTGCTGCACCTGATCCGCAACGCCGTCGATCACGGCCTGCAGGGCCCGGCGGAACGCGTGCTGGCCGGGCGGGACGAGGTGGGGCGCGTCACGCTGGACGCCGTGAGCCGGGGCGGGCACGTGGAGGTGACGGTCGCGGACGACGGGCACGGCATCGACCTGGCGGGCGTGCGGCAGGCGGCGGTGCGGCGCGGCCTGCTGCCGGACGACGCGGACCCCGCCCCGGAGGAGCTGACGGAACTGCTGTTCGCGCCGGGCTTCAGTTCCAGGGAGGAGGTGACGGACCTATCGGGGCGCGGCGTGGGCCTGGACGTGGTGCGCACGCAGGCGCGCGCGCTGGGCGGCGACGTGACGCTGCAGACGGGGCCGGACGGGACGCTGGTGCGGCTGCAGGTGCCGCTCACGCTCGCGACGACGCGGGTGGTGGTGGTCCGCAGCGGCGCGTGGACGCTGGCCCTGCCGATCACGTGGGTGGAGCGCGCAGGCCGGGCCGGGCCGCCCGAGTCGCTGGAGGGCCGCCCGGTCGTGCGGGTCGGGTCGGCCCTCGTTCCGGCGGCGTCCCTGGCGCGCCTGATGGGGGACGCCTCGCCTGCCGTGGAGGGCGCGTACCTGCTGCTGCGGCAGGGCAGCGGGCGGCTGGCGCTGCTGGTGCAGTCGCTGCTGGACGAGCAGGAGATCGTGATCAAGCCGCTCGGCTGGCCGCTCGCCGGGTCGCCGTATCTGGAGGGCGCGGCGATCCTGCCGTCGGGCGCGGTCGTGCCGGTGCTGAACGTGTCGTCGCTCCTGGCACGCAGCGTGGGCGTGCAGACGCTGTCGCCCGCCCCGGAAGCGGTGCGCAGGCGGGTGCTGGTGGTGGACGACACGGCCGTCACGCGGCAGCTGCTGTGCCAGATCCTGGAAGGTGCGGGGCTGGAGGTGCAGTCCGCAGATGACGGACTGGAGGCGCTGGAGGTGCTGCGCTCCACGCCGGTGGACCTGCTGCTCACGGACGTCGAGATGCCGCGCATGTCGGGCCTGGAGCTCGCGCGTGCGGTGCGGGCCGACACACAGCTTTCGGCGCTGCCGGTGGTGCTGCTCACGTCGCTCGCGCGGCCGGACGAGCGGCAGGCGGGCGCGGACGCCGGCGCGGACGCGTACCTCGTGAAGGGTGAGTTCACGCAGGACGTGCTGCTGCAGACGGTGGAGCGTCTCCTGTGA
- a CDS encoding chemotaxis protein CheW, which yields MNAGEHELMRVRTETLSRVPSGQRPPVNAVSVRVAGERYVVRLADLTEILQAAVTPLPLTRPVVAGLQAVRGELIPVLRADVLLTGRVSGESGRTVLLTGAGPARCALLVDDTADLLWVDPHALTPPPFPSPGVAGLAAEHAALLDLERLLHGPLQAWNAP from the coding sequence GTGAACGCAGGGGAACACGAGCTGATGCGCGTCCGGACGGAAACGCTCTCCCGCGTCCCGTCGGGGCAGCGTCCCCCGGTGAACGCCGTTTCGGTGCGCGTCGCGGGCGAACGGTACGTGGTGCGTCTCGCGGATCTGACGGAGATTCTCCAGGCGGCCGTGACGCCCCTTCCCCTCACGCGGCCCGTCGTGGCAGGCCTGCAGGCGGTGCGCGGGGAACTGATCCCGGTGCTGCGTGCCGACGTGCTGCTCACGGGGCGCGTGTCGGGCGAGTCGGGCCGCACCGTGCTGCTCACCGGGGCGGGGCCTGCCCGCTGCGCGCTGCTGGTGGACGACACCGCTGACCTGCTGTGGGTGGACCCGCACGCGCTCACGCCGCCGCCCTTCCCGTCGCCGGGTGTGGCGGGCCTCGCGGCGGAGCACGCGGCCCTGCTGGACCTCGAACGGCTGCTGCACGGCCCGCTGCAGGCCTGGAACGCACCGTGA
- a CDS encoding MBL fold metallo-hydrolase: MPASTLPDASGPARHVTAAGHRLYTLSLEAFPHFRVNAYLFVTGDPRRPAYSALIDAGSADPASTSGLAAGLEAVRAHEPGVSWEGLDRVVATHAHPDHVAGLPFVRGLTGAPVAAHVLDVPGLADPFAARDAQVARVEAAIRWSGVQDPYLTRVRNRARNLMLPEGVTVQTPLTDLQDLDGVFRVLHTPGHAAGQVCLVVDEVLLSADHLLPLNSPPLMPALVHPQLGLRRYLASLDRIERLDGVTVAFGGHDAPMLQWRDRVRDLRDRYADKLRATLDALDTPASVMDLTRRLHPRLNDRQALLLIDQTAALAEYLVQEGSVDLSVTEAGLALFSRV; the protein is encoded by the coding sequence ATGCCTGCATCCACCCTCCCGGACGCGTCCGGTCCCGCGCGGCACGTGACGGCGGCCGGTCACCGCCTGTACACGCTGTCGCTGGAGGCGTTCCCGCACTTCCGGGTGAACGCGTACCTGTTCGTGACGGGCGACCCGCGGCGCCCCGCGTACTCGGCCCTGATCGACGCGGGCAGCGCCGACCCGGCGAGCACGTCGGGCCTCGCGGCGGGCCTGGAGGCCGTGCGGGCGCACGAGCCGGGCGTGTCGTGGGAGGGACTGGACCGGGTGGTGGCGACGCACGCGCACCCGGACCACGTGGCGGGCCTGCCGTTCGTGCGTGGCCTGACGGGCGCGCCGGTCGCGGCGCACGTGCTGGACGTGCCGGGCCTCGCGGACCCGTTCGCGGCGCGGGACGCGCAGGTGGCGCGCGTCGAGGCGGCCATCCGCTGGTCCGGCGTGCAGGACCCGTACCTGACGCGCGTCCGCAACCGTGCCCGGAACCTGATGCTGCCGGAGGGCGTGACGGTGCAGACGCCCCTGACGGACCTGCAGGACCTCGACGGGGTGTTCCGGGTGCTGCACACGCCGGGGCACGCGGCCGGGCAGGTGTGCCTGGTGGTGGACGAGGTGCTGCTCAGCGCCGATCACCTGCTGCCGCTGAATTCCCCGCCGCTGATGCCCGCGCTGGTGCATCCGCAGCTCGGCCTGCGCCGTTACCTCGCGTCGCTGGACCGCATCGAGCGGCTGGACGGCGTGACGGTGGCGTTCGGCGGGCACGACGCGCCCATGCTGCAGTGGCGGGACCGCGTCCGGGACCTGCGCGACCGGTATGCCGACAAGCTGCGCGCCACGCTGGACGCCCTGGACACGCCTGCCAGCGTGATGGACCTCACGCGGCGGCTGCATCCGCGTCTGAACGACCGGCAGGCGCTGCTGCTCATCGACCAGACGGCCGCTCTCGCCGAGTACCTCGTGCAGGAGGGAAGCGTGGACCTGAGCGTCACGGAGGCCGGACTGGCGCTGTTCTCGCGGGTGTAG
- a CDS encoding CheR family methyltransferase, whose protein sequence is MTAAPHPDPAVVGLQRLVEGVSGLRWNPAQLPGALERLSPLLAAHGGLPGLLSTARAQPRVAEQVAAAFTVGETWFMRIREQLLALPDLVPRPSGGVVRAWSAGCSTGEEAYALAAVFQERGVPVEVWGSDLRADAVLSAQRGEYGRWSFRGVDDALRDRHFERCGEAFRARPALRQAARFLVHNLQDPAPMTGLSVVSCRNVTIYLQPEAVQRVYARLVAALVPGGVLLLAPSDPRPDAALGLELVPLPGASAFRRPAARPEVPRMERPVTPARPVPFTPVPAVPAGPPVDAFAEVRRRAYERPEDPDAQLALALALLDAGQPDRAARTLKFVQTLLDRPDLPEWTLARGQAALAAARQRLERP, encoded by the coding sequence GTGACGGCCGCCCCGCACCCCGATCCGGCCGTGGTGGGCCTGCAGCGTCTGGTGGAGGGCGTGTCGGGCCTGCGCTGGAATCCTGCGCAGCTGCCGGGCGCGCTGGAGCGCCTGTCACCGCTGCTGGCCGCGCACGGGGGCCTGCCGGGCCTGCTGAGCACGGCGAGGGCCCAGCCGAGGGTGGCGGAGCAGGTCGCGGCGGCGTTCACGGTCGGTGAGACGTGGTTCATGCGCATCCGGGAGCAGCTGCTGGCCCTGCCGGACCTCGTGCCGCGCCCGTCCGGGGGCGTGGTGCGGGCCTGGAGTGCGGGCTGCTCGACCGGTGAGGAGGCCTACGCGCTCGCGGCGGTGTTTCAGGAGCGGGGCGTGCCGGTGGAGGTGTGGGGGTCGGACCTGCGGGCGGACGCCGTGCTGAGCGCGCAGCGGGGCGAGTACGGCCGCTGGTCGTTCCGGGGCGTGGACGACGCACTGCGCGACCGGCACTTCGAGCGGTGCGGCGAGGCGTTCCGGGCGCGGCCCGCGCTGAGGCAGGCCGCGCGCTTCCTGGTGCACAACCTGCAGGACCCGGCGCCCATGACGGGCCTGTCGGTGGTGTCGTGCCGGAACGTGACCATCTACCTGCAGCCGGAGGCGGTGCAGCGGGTGTACGCGCGGCTGGTGGCGGCGCTCGTGCCGGGCGGGGTGCTGCTGCTCGCGCCGAGCGATCCCCGGCCGGACGCGGCACTCGGGCTGGAACTCGTGCCGCTGCCGGGCGCGAGCGCGTTCCGGCGGCCCGCGGCGCGTCCGGAGGTGCCCCGGATGGAGCGGCCGGTCACGCCTGCGCGTCCGGTTCCGTTCACGCCTGTTCCGGCAGTACCTGCCGGTCCGCCCGTGGACGCGTTCGCGGAGGTGCGCCGCCGGGCGTACGAGCGCCCGGAAGACCCGGACGCGCAGCTGGCCCTGGCGCTCGCGCTGCTGGACGCCGGGCAGCCTGACCGGGCGGCACGCACCCTGAAGTTCGTGCAGACGCTTCTGGACCGCCCGGACCTGCCCGAGTGGACGCTCGCGCGCGGGCAGGCGGCCCTCGCTGCCGCGCGGCAGCGCCTGGAGCGCCCGTGA
- a CDS encoding chemotaxis protein CheW, translating to MTRDAAALAGGQAKTVEGLDALLCRVGEARFLLPLGRVERVYPMVLPSRDAHGGWQVHLRGETLPLLDVRDRWRERAVTPAPSQRMVVLHAPRREAWWVDDVEGLQTLTGRADSAVHAGQVLPVLWGDA from the coding sequence GTGACGCGGGACGCGGCGGCCCTGGCGGGCGGGCAGGCAAAGACCGTGGAGGGCCTGGACGCCCTGCTGTGCCGGGTGGGCGAGGCGCGGTTCCTGCTGCCGCTCGGGCGGGTGGAGCGCGTGTACCCGATGGTGCTGCCGTCCAGGGACGCGCACGGCGGCTGGCAGGTGCACCTGCGCGGCGAGACGCTGCCGCTGCTGGACGTGCGGGACCGCTGGCGTGAGCGGGCCGTGACGCCCGCGCCGTCGCAGCGGATGGTGGTGCTGCACGCGCCGCGGCGCGAGGCGTGGTGGGTGGACGACGTGGAGGGCCTGCAGACCCTGACGGGCCGGGCGGACAGCGCGGTGCACGCGGGTCAGGTGCTGCCGGTCCTGTGGGGTGACGCGTGA